The genomic region GCAGAGAACCAGTCTTTCGCAATTCATGTCACGACCAATCCGCAGGGCGCCGCGCTGAGCATTGATGGCCGCCCGGTGCCGAAGTGCACGTCGACTCCGTGCCAGGTCCTCCTCGAATCAGGCGAACACCGCTTCCTCGCCGTACTCGACCAGCACGAGGATGCCGAAGGGGTTTTCTCGATTACTGGCAACGGTCAGCAGATTTCGCTAGACCTCGTGCCTCGCTACGGAACTCTTGTCGTCGATCCCGTGCTATCGGCCGGTGGAACGCTTGCTGAATTCAAGATGACGGTCGATGGCAACGAACAGGCTCCCGGCACGATCAAGCTGGATCCGGGAATCCATGCCGTGGAACTTAACCACCGTTGCTACAAGCCCGTATCTTTCAAGGTCGGAATCTACAAGGGCAAGGAAGAATCATTCAAGGATGCTCTCGTGCCGGTTGCTAGCGGTATCTCGCTTTCGGCAAGCAAGTCATCGGGCGAACCCCTCAAGCTCCCAGTGTTTGTCAACGGCAACTCGGTTGGCGAGACCCCGTATCTGGGAAGTGTTCCCCTGTGTTCGAAGATTGAAATAGGCGAGGGTTCCTCCAGGACAGCCCTGGACCTTACATTACTTCCTGGGGAGACGGTCGATTACGAATACGTCGTGCAGGAATCCAGCGGCCTCGGTAGTGTTTCGGGTGGTGCGCCGCTGAGGAAACGTCGCGGTGTCGCCCAGGACAAGACGGAATCGAAACCTGAACCCGGAACGAGCATCCCCTCGAACGTGAATACGAGTTCTTCTACCGACCTGATTGACCATGCGGCCTGGCTTCTGCCGGTATCTGCAGCGTTGCTGGGTGCAGGCATAACGCTGGGCATTCTTTTCAATAATTATGCAGAAGAGTGCTACCAGGCTGCGAATGCCGAAAATTATCAGGAAAAAATGGACGAGGCCAAGACAAATCAGACCATTCGGAATATTGGCTGGGGATTGACTGCGCTTGGAGGTTTCGGTTTCGCTTTGGGTGTGACTTTCCTCGTTTGGTAGGAATATTGAAATGCGTACGAAGACTTTTTTATCGATGTCGTGGCTTTTTGCCTTGGTCGCGCTACTGTTGTGCGCCTGTACTGACTATGCCCAGAAAATCAAGGACGAATTTGATCCGGATGATGCCAGCATGGCTGACAATGAGATTAAGGATACCTTGTACGGATACATGACAGACGGCCGTGATGGCCGTGGATACAGGACAATTAATATTGCAGGCCAGATATGGATGGCGGAGAACCTGAATTACGAAGTTGGGGATAGCTATTGCTATGAGGACAATAACCAGAATTGCGATACGTATGGTCGCCTTTATAAATGGAATGCTGCTTTGAATGCCTGTCCCGCCGGTTGGCACTTGCCTACAAGAATGGAAATTGAAACGCTGATAGGGAATGTTGGTGGCATGTCTACGGCCGCGACAATGCTGAAGTTTACCAAGGGTTGGGACGATAATGGTAATGGCTTGGATCCCTTTGGCTTCAGCGCGTTGCCTGCGGGCATGCTTGGCTATGAAGGATATTTTGATGGAATAGGCTTTACTGCGGGGTTCTGGAGCTCAACTGAAGGGGATAACGATACCCTTGCGAACTACCTGATCATGCGTAATGACTATGAAGAGGCTCGTCTGAATCAAGGGAGCCGGAATTACGGTTATTCCATACGCTGCCTTTATGGAGAAAGCGACCAGTCTTCAAGCAGTTTGGGGCCCGAGTCTTCATCCAGTCAACGCTCGTATGGGGAATTCTTTGACGATCGCGATGGCCGAACCTATAAGACTGTAGAAATTGGCTCGCAGACATGGATGGCTGAAAACCTCAGATTTGAAATGGATGATAGCTACTGTTATAACGATGAAGAACTCTACTGCATCGATTACGGTCGCCTCTATGTTTGGACTGCGGCACAAAATGCTTGCCCGGAAGGCTGGCACCTGCCTTCGCCAGAAGAGTTTGATACTCTGCTTGCAACGGTGGGCGGGGATGCAGGTTCTGCGTTGAGGATGGAATACGGCTGGAACTTTGCCAATCCCATCGATAATTCCTCTGGCTTTTCTGCGCTCCCTGGTGGATTTAGGGGCAATGACGGTAATTACTCCGATGAAGGCTCAAAGGCGTTCTTCTGGAGCAATTCCAAGGTATCAAATGGCACTTCTGGATATAATCTGGTAATAACCGACAATGGCGATGCATTGATACGTAATAACTATGATTCTGCTGATGGAAACAGTGTCCGTTGCATTATGGATGGCGAGGGTTCTCGTTCTTCCAGCAGCGCGGGATCCTCGTCTTCGTCTGTTGTCTTTTACCAGGATGAAGACCTCTTTGACGATCGCGACGGACAGACCTACAGGACCGTAACCATCGGCTCCCAGACCTGGATGGCGGAGAACTTGAATTACGGAAAAGAAGACAGTTTCTGTTTTGAATATGAAGAAGAAAATTGTGAAAGGTATGGACGTCTTTATCCATGGGAATCCGCACAATCGGCTTGTCCCGATGGCTGGCATTTGCCCTCACCGGAAGAATTCAGTACGCTGATTGATCTTGCGGGTGGGAAAGCCGTGGCTGGAGCACGCCTTAAGGCCGTAGATGGCTGGGAAGATGGTGCGATCAGTAGCGATGACTATGGCTTTACGGCACTCCCTGCCGGCCGCCGTGGATATTATCAAGATTTTACCGATAAAACCCTGGGTGCCTATTTCTGGAGTAATTCCAGGGTGCAGAACAGCACTGCTGCATATAATATGGATCTTCGCTTTGACACCGACAGTGCTATGGTGCGTGACAACCCCGATGCACATGATGGAAACAGTGTTCGCTGTGTCAGGGATCAATAGGTAGGTTGTAGAAGGTTCTGATATATGAAAAACTTCTTCGGCGTCATAGTTTCTTTTTCCGTTGCCGCATTGCTATGCGCCTGCACCGACTATGCGCAGAAAATCGAAGATGAGTATGGCCCAGAGGATTCCAGCGGGAAAGATGGTGTTTCTGGTGAAATGACCGACTACCGTGATGGCCGGACCTACAGGACTGTTACTCTCGGGGGTCAGGAATGGATGGCGGAAAATCTGAATTACAATACCCCAGCAAGTTTGTGCTTTGTTTATCTGGAGGAAAACTGCAGTAGTTATGGCCGCCTTTATGGTTGGCCGCTAGATGGAATTTGCCCTGATGGGTGGCATGTCCCTAGTGAAGCGGAATGGAGAACTCTTTTCTATTATGTAGGCGACAATTCGGGAACAAAGCTCAAGTCTACGAGTGGCTGGAAGGTCGGCATGAGCGGATCAGATGATTATGGTTTTTCTGCCATGGCTGCTGGAGCCGCCAGCTATGTCGATATGGAAACATACCGCGAATTGAATACCGATGCAAAGATCGATGTCCTGATAAAACCTACGGCGTATCAGAATACGGATAGGTGCAATGAGTATCATGCCTGGTACGACTGTGGAGACTTCTTTGTCGAAATCGTCAATAATGAGTCAAGTGCATTCAATAATCTTGAACTCCATTTCTATCTGGGGGCGACTCCTGCTCTGGAAAAGCCCATCAGTTTAGGTGAACCCCAAGTCAGCTTTGGAGAACAGACCGTAGATGAGAACGGTGAATGTTATTTGCCGATCCACATCGAAAGTTCGATCCCTGCTGGAGGTCGTATTGTTTTCCAGATAAAGTGGCCTTCGGCGACCTATGCGGATTTTATCAATGGTTGGTCTCTTTTGGAGCATAAGGGTGAAGGAGCCTTCGTTGAATTTGACGGAATCGACTTGTCGCAGGCACCATACTTCACGGGAGACGAAAGCCAGCGGAATGAGTTGAACTCACAGGGCTACGAGGTCGATTCATATACGCTGGATCCCTATATTCCTGTTTACTATAATGGGGCGCGTATTGCGGGGTATGGTCCATATTATGAACCGATCCTTTTCTTTAGCACGGGTGAATTCGCTGCTTTCTGGACCTCTTCCGCCAAAATTTATCCTGATAGCATTTATTACGCCGATTTGTCTAACGAATCTGCAAGCATTGTGGAAGATGCTTCGGATGGATTTCTTTCTGTCCGTTGCGTCAAGGATTAAATTTCTAAATTTGAGCCATGTACATTATCGTCGGTCTCGGAAATCCTGGTACTCAGTACTCTAACACGCACCACAACGCGGGCTTCATGGCGGTCGAAAAACTTGCCGACCCGAACAAGGACTGGAAA from Fibrobacter sp. UWR2 harbors:
- a CDS encoding fibrobacter succinogenes major paralogous domain-containing protein, with the translated sequence MRTKTFLSMSWLFALVALLLCACTDYAQKIKDEFDPDDASMADNEIKDTLYGYMTDGRDGRGYRTINIAGQIWMAENLNYEVGDSYCYEDNNQNCDTYGRLYKWNAALNACPAGWHLPTRMEIETLIGNVGGMSTAATMLKFTKGWDDNGNGLDPFGFSALPAGMLGYEGYFDGIGFTAGFWSSTEGDNDTLANYLIMRNDYEEARLNQGSRNYGYSIRCLYGESDQSSSSLGPESSSSQRSYGEFFDDRDGRTYKTVEIGSQTWMAENLRFEMDDSYCYNDEELYCIDYGRLYVWTAAQNACPEGWHLPSPEEFDTLLATVGGDAGSALRMEYGWNFANPIDNSSGFSALPGGFRGNDGNYSDEGSKAFFWSNSKVSNGTSGYNLVITDNGDALIRNNYDSADGNSVRCIMDGEGSRSSSSAGSSSSSVVFYQDEDLFDDRDGQTYRTVTIGSQTWMAENLNYGKEDSFCFEYEEENCERYGRLYPWESAQSACPDGWHLPSPEEFSTLIDLAGGKAVAGARLKAVDGWEDGAISSDDYGFTALPAGRRGYYQDFTDKTLGAYFWSNSRVQNSTAAYNMDLRFDTDSAMVRDNPDAHDGNSVRCVRDQ
- a CDS encoding PEGA domain-containing protein; translation: MSRLINVFLVLALFAGTSFAKYVAVLETVSDSKDVVSVQERLYVTNMLRELAVQQLPAEQNFTIMTRENIQEMLPPGKTIEDCEGTCLVETGKNIQADYVAQARVSKVGSKLAISAEIYETAGNKLLASFNGLGADVDALLEVVKTKAPDFFKKVRGGTKGIIRTGFDGAENQSFAIHVTTNPQGAALSIDGRPVPKCTSTPCQVLLESGEHRFLAVLDQHEDAEGVFSITGNGQQISLDLVPRYGTLVVDPVLSAGGTLAEFKMTVDGNEQAPGTIKLDPGIHAVELNHRCYKPVSFKVGIYKGKEESFKDALVPVASGISLSASKSSGEPLKLPVFVNGNSVGETPYLGSVPLCSKIEIGEGSSRTALDLTLLPGETVDYEYVVQESSGLGSVSGGAPLRKRRGVAQDKTESKPEPGTSIPSNVNTSSSTDLIDHAAWLLPVSAALLGAGITLGILFNNYAEECYQAANAENYQEKMDEAKTNQTIRNIGWGLTALGGFGFALGVTFLVW
- a CDS encoding FISUMP domain-containing protein; the protein is MKNFFGVIVSFSVAALLCACTDYAQKIEDEYGPEDSSGKDGVSGEMTDYRDGRTYRTVTLGGQEWMAENLNYNTPASLCFVYLEENCSSYGRLYGWPLDGICPDGWHVPSEAEWRTLFYYVGDNSGTKLKSTSGWKVGMSGSDDYGFSAMAAGAASYVDMETYRELNTDAKIDVLIKPTAYQNTDRCNEYHAWYDCGDFFVEIVNNESSAFNNLELHFYLGATPALEKPISLGEPQVSFGEQTVDENGECYLPIHIESSIPAGGRIVFQIKWPSATYADFINGWSLLEHKGEGAFVEFDGIDLSQAPYFTGDESQRNELNSQGYEVDSYTLDPYIPVYYNGARIAGYGPYYEPILFFSTGEFAAFWTSSAKIYPDSIYYADLSNESASIVEDASDGFLSVRCVKD